From a single Streptomyces liliifuscus genomic region:
- a CDS encoding fibronectin type III domain-containing protein, producing MSVTRRSVLAGTAAGTGALALTGWSWTAAEQASAAGVEEASAAGAEEAGGARRLDLVDFGDPDSETAHGLAAPDSAAVDGNAGDRARVAKPLATPGIKTGDLRFMMRVDPLHQNYLTVKFWGGDTSPYKTIAYINGEQIGYRRSGDYEALNTGTNRPLPGRFFYATVMLPLEHTKGREHAEITLRTYDAAFTAKVTADSRGYYRAYTHTGAYLDVSGEPQADFTPPTDTVADLSDPQKQALVDGYVAGQVKLFNDHSAKIDASATARLSIVRYEDELRFYASALTQSAWCPARTAAERRTALLRIFKCVDNHTKDYYADTRLLARGGHQGDWGGYYGALGEALYIVENLVADNEVLGRQAFETFLDEPFTTGTSEGKTSLKDVDFDGSPLTRRAAWGRVLKANFDYARSRLSYIYNQVMYTYEGAWEAHEGLRVIGSEFYEGRARSHRIAGEALGWLPFLGEEVLVGPDGQDLDLFHSLFYHDTTARWTDDYTKYVIKGLARSKLDKAGNLVRRLPLGKHYTTVTEAGHTRENGYVANYGEATNYLPEWFHRTWGHQGDEELNDRILEIALRNLHARSLARMTDLDDNLKRTMRMEMVIDERNTNYPGFPGYVLRISEGRILNYVSLARHMAEHADRYTANRWAATRSYAREAVGFAQQQLADHQYFNSFASVTGKNKYDLTLGETYAYLKAHEPTGIVHPHTDFAHYTAAELTALAVKRSDYERFAWVDVDCMFVSLRDGDFHLWGQLNERQRGFARNGRLHVRQANRDHIVQINTNGRFQYEDYWARMDNIDVDFMEDQQTGDSSALQALAGELAPITHQPGVGTVHRENFEADHAYSGYPDLLTARYGRYFFVFNTTRGTYGNERAYEVEVPSATGRTGSTGSTVLDLVSGRELPVRGGKVKVPPKTGLVLKLPTPLETELPPAHVDFVHTLPGDGAVTVTWQTTAGASHYEVRRATRQQGPYKVLAEKETGRHFTDTSARPGETYFYTVTAVNGQGQGWTSHTIRTELPKPISPGLRNSGWRDDALRKARPGSTAVRGSTIRVLGARGDGLGEGDDYKVPSRDIEDQLHYVSRPLAGSFTLTTHITGARGPLTGLMLRDRIAADTRHLFFGADKDGQLVFHNRTRDSRHDWQDDLRSPITRRLDGQTLAATPYLRIVRDIGSHRVHGQVSSDGTTWVTVATLFTPFPYAVHAGFAATGDAEFAKVAVDTLGAHALLLSVEREADTATVRWNKPDDALTFTLSRSTGGGQWEVLKEDTREYTYEDKNLRHGTRSYKVTATLVGGGTRDSAVAVAVAETFAQVLARARKADAAEWTKKSYAAFTAELDRIEKATGDPETDRVDAVYAAHELLVSIDTLLRKFQVTPSMVVASTTQWPGTGTKEAAGWRAFDGDISTYTDTTAAESWIDIDAGASGPITVDRIRLYPRGDQLSRANGTVFRGSDEAGAGWTDFHTVGGVDTARWYEFRLAERVSYRRIRVFDGHNGRCNVGEIEFWYQLPDEG from the coding sequence ATGTCCGTCACCAGAAGATCCGTCCTGGCCGGTACCGCCGCCGGCACCGGTGCTCTCGCGCTGACCGGCTGGTCCTGGACCGCCGCCGAGCAGGCGTCCGCCGCAGGTGTCGAGGAGGCGTCCGCCGCAGGGGCCGAGGAGGCCGGTGGCGCGAGACGCCTCGACCTCGTCGACTTCGGCGACCCCGACTCCGAGACCGCGCACGGGCTGGCCGCCCCCGACTCCGCCGCTGTCGACGGCAACGCGGGCGATCGGGCCCGAGTCGCCAAACCCCTGGCCACCCCCGGCATCAAGACCGGCGACCTGCGCTTCATGATGAGGGTCGACCCCCTCCACCAGAACTACCTCACCGTCAAGTTCTGGGGCGGCGACACCTCCCCGTACAAGACGATCGCGTACATCAACGGCGAGCAGATCGGCTACCGCCGCTCCGGCGACTACGAGGCGCTGAACACCGGCACGAACCGTCCGCTGCCCGGCCGCTTCTTCTACGCCACGGTGATGCTGCCGCTGGAGCACACCAAGGGCCGCGAGCACGCCGAGATCACCCTGCGCACCTACGACGCCGCGTTCACCGCCAAGGTCACGGCCGACTCCCGCGGCTACTACCGCGCGTACACCCACACAGGTGCGTACCTCGACGTCAGCGGCGAGCCGCAGGCCGACTTCACACCGCCCACGGACACGGTCGCGGACCTGTCCGATCCCCAGAAGCAGGCACTTGTCGACGGCTATGTGGCCGGCCAGGTGAAGCTGTTCAACGACCACTCCGCGAAGATCGACGCATCGGCGACCGCCCGCCTCAGCATCGTCCGCTACGAGGACGAACTCCGCTTCTACGCCTCGGCGTTGACGCAATCCGCCTGGTGCCCGGCACGGACCGCCGCCGAGCGGAGGACGGCCCTGCTGCGGATCTTCAAGTGCGTCGACAACCACACCAAGGACTACTACGCCGACACAAGACTCCTGGCCCGCGGTGGCCACCAGGGCGACTGGGGCGGCTACTACGGGGCGCTCGGCGAGGCCCTCTACATCGTCGAGAATCTCGTCGCGGACAACGAGGTCCTCGGCAGGCAGGCCTTCGAGACGTTCCTGGACGAGCCCTTCACCACCGGCACCAGCGAGGGGAAGACCTCGCTCAAGGACGTCGACTTCGACGGCTCACCGCTGACCCGCCGGGCCGCCTGGGGCCGAGTCCTCAAGGCCAACTTCGACTACGCCCGCTCGCGGCTCTCGTACATCTACAACCAGGTGATGTACACGTACGAAGGCGCCTGGGAGGCCCACGAGGGGCTGCGGGTCATCGGTTCGGAGTTCTACGAGGGCAGGGCGCGCAGCCACCGCATCGCGGGCGAGGCGCTCGGCTGGCTGCCCTTCCTCGGCGAGGAGGTCCTCGTCGGCCCGGACGGCCAGGACCTGGACCTCTTCCACTCGCTCTTCTACCATGACACCACGGCCCGCTGGACGGACGACTACACCAAGTACGTCATCAAGGGCCTGGCCAGATCCAAGCTCGACAAGGCCGGCAACCTGGTGCGCCGCCTGCCCCTCGGCAAGCACTACACGACCGTCACCGAGGCGGGCCACACCCGCGAGAACGGCTACGTCGCCAACTACGGCGAGGCCACCAACTATCTGCCCGAGTGGTTCCACCGCACCTGGGGACACCAGGGCGACGAGGAACTCAACGACCGGATCCTGGAGATCGCGCTGCGCAACCTGCACGCCCGCTCCCTGGCCCGTATGACCGACCTCGACGACAACCTCAAGCGCACGATGCGCATGGAGATGGTGATCGACGAGCGCAACACCAACTACCCCGGCTTCCCGGGCTACGTGCTGCGGATCTCCGAGGGGCGGATCCTCAACTACGTGTCCCTGGCCCGGCACATGGCCGAGCACGCCGACCGGTACACCGCGAACCGCTGGGCGGCCACGCGCTCGTACGCCCGCGAGGCGGTCGGCTTCGCCCAGCAACAGCTCGCCGACCACCAGTACTTCAACTCCTTCGCCTCCGTCACCGGCAAGAACAAGTACGACCTCACGCTCGGCGAGACCTACGCCTACCTCAAGGCCCACGAGCCGACCGGGATCGTCCACCCGCACACGGACTTCGCCCACTACACGGCCGCGGAACTGACCGCACTCGCGGTGAAGCGGTCCGACTACGAGCGCTTCGCCTGGGTCGACGTGGACTGCATGTTCGTCTCGCTCAGAGACGGCGACTTCCATCTCTGGGGCCAACTCAACGAACGTCAGCGGGGGTTCGCCCGCAACGGCCGCCTGCACGTCCGGCAGGCGAACCGCGACCACATCGTGCAGATCAACACCAACGGACGCTTCCAGTACGAGGACTACTGGGCCCGCATGGACAACATCGACGTCGACTTCATGGAGGACCAGCAGACGGGCGACTCCTCCGCGCTCCAGGCCCTGGCGGGCGAACTCGCGCCCATCACCCACCAGCCGGGCGTCGGCACGGTCCACCGCGAGAACTTCGAGGCCGACCACGCCTATTCGGGCTACCCGGACCTGCTGACCGCCCGCTACGGCCGCTACTTCTTCGTCTTCAACACGACCCGCGGGACGTACGGGAACGAGCGGGCGTACGAGGTTGAGGTGCCCTCGGCCACCGGCCGGACGGGTTCGACCGGTTCGACGGTTCTGGACCTGGTGAGCGGCAGGGAACTCCCGGTCCGCGGCGGCAAGGTGAAGGTCCCGCCCAAGACCGGCCTGGTACTGAAGCTGCCGACACCGCTGGAGACCGAACTCCCGCCCGCACACGTCGACTTCGTACACACCCTCCCCGGCGACGGAGCGGTCACGGTCACCTGGCAGACAACGGCGGGCGCCTCCCACTACGAGGTACGGCGGGCGACCCGGCAACAGGGCCCGTACAAGGTTCTCGCGGAGAAGGAGACCGGCCGCCACTTCACGGACACTTCCGCCCGCCCCGGCGAGACGTACTTCTACACGGTCACCGCGGTCAACGGCCAGGGTCAGGGCTGGACTTCGCACACGATCCGAACCGAACTCCCGAAGCCCATCTCGCCCGGCCTCAGAAACTCGGGCTGGCGTGACGACGCCCTGCGCAAGGCGAGACCGGGCAGCACGGCGGTACGCGGCTCGACGATACGAGTGCTCGGCGCACGCGGCGACGGACTCGGTGAGGGCGACGACTACAAGGTGCCCTCGCGCGACATCGAAGACCAACTCCACTACGTGAGCCGCCCGTTGGCGGGAAGCTTCACCCTCACCACCCACATCACCGGGGCACGCGGCCCGCTCACCGGTCTGATGCTCCGCGACCGGATCGCCGCCGACACCCGCCACCTGTTCTTCGGCGCGGACAAGGACGGACAGCTCGTCTTCCACAACCGCACCCGCGACAGCCGTCACGACTGGCAGGACGACCTGCGCTCACCCATCACCCGTCGCCTCGACGGGCAGACCCTGGCCGCGACGCCGTACCTGCGGATCGTCCGGGACATCGGCAGCCACCGCGTGCACGGCCAGGTGTCGTCCGACGGCACCACCTGGGTGACGGTCGCGACACTCTTCACGCCCTTCCCGTACGCGGTCCACGCAGGCTTCGCGGCGACGGGCGACGCGGAGTTCGCGAAGGTGGCCGTGGACACCCTCGGCGCGCACGCGCTCCTGCTCTCCGTCGAGCGCGAGGCAGACACCGCCACCGTCCGCTGGAACAAGCCCGACGACGCCCTGACCTTCACGCTCTCCCGCTCAACGGGCGGCGGACAGTGGGAGGTTCTGAAGGAGGACACACGCGAGTACACGTACGAGGACAAGAACCTGCGCCACGGCACCCGCTCCTACAAGGTGACGGCGACCCTCGTCGGCGGCGGCACCCGCGACTCGGCCGTGGCCGTGGCGGTCGCCGAGACCTTCGCCCAGGTCCTCGCCCGGGCCCGGAAGGCGGACGCCGCCGAGTGGACGAAGAAGTCGTACGCGGCCTTCACGGCCGAGCTCGACCGCATCGAAAAGGCGACCGGCGACCCGGAGACCGACCGTGTCGACGCCGTGTACGCGGCCCATGAACTCCTGGTCTCCATTGACACGTTGCTGCGGAAGTTCCAGGTCACGCCATCCATGGTGGTGGCCTCCACCACCCAGTGGCCCGGCACCGGGACCAAGGAGGCCGCGGGCTGGCGGGCCTTCGACGGCGACATCTCCACCTACACCGACACCACGGCCGCCGAGAGCTGGATAGACATCGACGCGGGCGCCTCGGGCCCGATCACCGTCGACCGCATCCGTCTGTACCCGCGCGGCGACCAGCTGAGCCGCGCCAACGGCACGGTGTTCCGCGGCTCTGACGAGGCCGGGGCCGGCTGGACCGACTTCCATACGGTCGGTGGGGTCGACACGGCCCGGTGGTACGAGTTCCGGCTCGCCGAGCGGGTGTCGTATCGGAGGATCCGCGTTTTTGACGGGCACAACGGGCGTTGCAATGTGGGGGAGATCGAGTTCTGGTATCAGCTGCCCGATGAGGGGTGA
- a CDS encoding LacI family DNA-binding transcriptional regulator — translation MAKKTEPVMGNDASTVRDVAARAGVSASTVSRVLGGTYPVAASTRARVLKAMRELDYVVNAHARALGGSTNKTVAFVVDDVTGPFYAHIARGVEEQASAEGRLCMLCTTHGDPQRVLAVVETMREQRADAVIVVGGAWEDKAYQDRMTHFAHALDRVGSRLVLVGRPPLGPGVPATVVEYDNEGGAFAMTTHLLTSGHQRIAYLGRVPGLSTSGQRLSGFRRAHELLGLAPDPALILDGTFSRSHGYQGARQLLASGADFTAVFAGTDMVAAGALQALREARVSVPDDVSVVGYDDVPLALDLFPALTTVNVPHEELGRAAVRLALHRDELPGSQHLVLGTHIVLRDSTRRPGH, via the coding sequence GTGGCCAAGAAGACGGAGCCCGTGATGGGCAATGACGCCTCCACGGTCCGGGACGTCGCCGCGCGCGCCGGCGTCTCCGCCTCGACCGTCTCCAGGGTCCTGGGCGGCACCTACCCGGTCGCCGCGAGCACCCGCGCCCGGGTGCTCAAGGCGATGCGCGAGCTCGACTACGTGGTCAACGCGCACGCCCGCGCGCTCGGCGGCTCCACCAACAAGACGGTGGCGTTCGTCGTCGACGACGTCACCGGACCCTTCTACGCCCACATCGCACGCGGTGTGGAGGAGCAGGCGTCCGCCGAGGGCAGGCTCTGCATGCTGTGCACCACGCACGGCGACCCGCAGCGCGTCCTCGCCGTCGTCGAGACCATGCGCGAACAGCGGGCCGACGCCGTGATCGTCGTCGGCGGCGCCTGGGAGGACAAGGCCTACCAGGACCGTATGACGCACTTCGCGCACGCCCTGGACCGGGTGGGTTCGCGGCTCGTGCTCGTCGGCAGGCCACCGCTCGGCCCGGGGGTGCCCGCCACCGTCGTCGAGTACGACAACGAAGGCGGCGCCTTCGCGATGACCACCCATCTGCTCACCTCGGGCCACCAGCGCATCGCCTACCTCGGCCGGGTCCCGGGACTGTCCACCAGCGGCCAGCGCCTCAGCGGCTTCCGGCGCGCCCACGAACTGCTCGGACTCGCCCCGGACCCGGCCCTGATCCTGGACGGCACGTTCAGCCGCTCGCACGGCTATCAGGGAGCCCGCCAACTCCTGGCGTCCGGCGCCGACTTCACCGCGGTGTTCGCGGGCACCGACATGGTCGCGGCGGGCGCGCTGCAGGCACTGCGCGAGGCACGCGTGAGTGTCCCCGACGACGTGTCCGTGGTCGGCTACGACGACGTGCCGCTGGCCCTGGACCTCTTCCCGGCCCTCACCACCGTCAACGTCCCGCACGAGGAACTGGGCCGCGCCGCCGTCCGGCTGGCCCTGCACCGCGACGAACTCCCCGGCAGCCAGCACCTGGTGCTCGGCACCCACATCGTCCTGCGGGACTCGACGCGACGACCCGGGCACTGA
- a CDS encoding ABC transporter substrate-binding protein: MPQPRVPHRVTLSAAALTTVLALTATACGGSDDSSNQSKGPVTLDYWSWSETKNVDPVVAKFNATHTDIKLKFVKQADNPGTAQNLRNAVAAKKDVPCLVQNFGEVPSLVGEGLLSSVDKELKPYLDRFNPAALPSVQAGGTYYAVPTGFNPTFMMINRSVYDKYDVAVPKTWDDVIAAGKKLKKHGVYVMNLAGEDPSTLVNLVQQAGGSWYEQKGDSWKIDFLSPESLKAADIVQQLVDGGMVANQTYQDRPALISYFDSGKMVSLPTQTWQLQNYELNYKKSLGDWQPIDLPQFSDATEFTTSSYSANNGVLVPKGCEHVKEAVEAAVWMKTDKTGIDSTYQKDTKQYEWPGAVKDVTPWVDSVVTDKLFGTHKSEARGVILKSVEHARSNWTVGPNYTGVFAELQDQWAKIVTKKITVKQALEHLQEFTVDDLKSKNINVEG; the protein is encoded by the coding sequence ATGCCCCAGCCTCGTGTCCCGCACCGCGTGACCCTGTCCGCCGCCGCGCTCACCACCGTGCTCGCCCTCACCGCGACCGCCTGCGGCGGCTCCGACGACTCCTCGAACCAGTCGAAGGGGCCGGTCACGCTCGACTACTGGAGCTGGTCGGAGACGAAGAACGTCGACCCCGTGGTGGCCAAGTTCAACGCCACGCACACCGACATCAAGCTCAAGTTCGTCAAGCAGGCCGACAACCCGGGCACGGCACAGAACCTGCGCAACGCGGTCGCCGCCAAGAAGGACGTCCCCTGCCTGGTGCAGAACTTCGGCGAGGTGCCCAGCCTCGTCGGCGAGGGCCTGCTGAGCAGCGTCGACAAGGAACTCAAGCCGTACCTCGACCGGTTCAACCCGGCCGCCCTGCCCAGCGTCCAGGCGGGCGGCACCTACTACGCCGTCCCGACCGGCTTCAACCCGACCTTCATGATGATCAACCGCTCGGTGTACGACAAGTACGACGTCGCCGTCCCCAAGACCTGGGACGACGTCATCGCCGCCGGCAAGAAGCTCAAGAAGCACGGCGTGTACGTCATGAACCTGGCCGGCGAGGACCCGTCCACCCTGGTCAACCTGGTCCAGCAGGCGGGCGGCTCCTGGTACGAGCAGAAGGGCGACAGCTGGAAGATCGACTTCCTGTCACCGGAGTCCCTCAAGGCCGCCGACATCGTCCAGCAACTGGTCGACGGCGGCATGGTCGCCAACCAGACCTACCAGGATCGGCCCGCTCTGATCAGTTACTTCGACTCCGGGAAGATGGTCTCGCTGCCCACCCAGACCTGGCAGCTGCAGAACTACGAACTGAACTACAAGAAGTCCCTCGGCGACTGGCAGCCCATCGACCTGCCCCAGTTCTCCGACGCCACGGAGTTCACCACCTCCTCCTACAGCGCCAACAACGGCGTACTCGTCCCCAAGGGCTGCGAGCACGTCAAGGAGGCCGTCGAGGCGGCGGTGTGGATGAAGACCGACAAGACCGGCATCGACTCCACCTACCAGAAGGACACCAAGCAGTACGAGTGGCCCGGCGCCGTCAAGGACGTCACCCCCTGGGTCGACTCGGTGGTCACCGACAAGCTCTTCGGCACCCACAAGTCCGAGGCGCGCGGTGTGATCCTCAAGTCCGTCGAGCACGCGAGGAGCAACTGGACAGTCGGCCCCAACTACACCGGAGTCTTCGCGGAGTTGCAGGACCAGTGGGCGAAGATCGTCACCAAGAAGATCACGGTGAAGCAGGCCCTCGAGCACCTGCAGGAGTTCACGGTCGACGACCTGAAGTCCAAGAACATCAACGTCGAGGGCTGA
- a CDS encoding carbohydrate ABC transporter permease: protein MTATIDRSTTTPPRPKRRATASREGTGPVRHSRRTKALVLGGVVFFTLYSLAPVWWLIVSATKNQSDLYTTNGLWFSDLHFTDNLKALFTYQDGIFLKWLWNTLYYGVVGTAGMTLVCVACGYGLAMYQFRGRGVLMGCIIGSFLVPHALLTIPSFLLFTDLRMVDTPSAIIVPSLFNAFSVYLAKVYAEGAIPPELIEAARIDGAGEYRIFFTVGARLMSTGAATIFLLGFVGSWNSFFGPLVFLRTPEKWTVMVGLYSWLKVKVDTSADLTGMVVVGSLLSLIPMVILMISMQRFWRSGVTLGSLK from the coding sequence ATGACCGCAACCATCGACCGGTCCACGACCACACCCCCGCGCCCGAAGCGCCGTGCCACCGCGTCCCGCGAGGGAACCGGCCCCGTCCGGCACAGCCGACGGACCAAGGCCCTGGTCCTCGGCGGAGTCGTGTTCTTCACCCTCTACTCGCTGGCCCCCGTGTGGTGGCTGATCGTCTCGGCGACCAAGAACCAGTCCGACCTCTACACCACCAACGGCCTGTGGTTCTCCGACCTGCACTTCACCGACAACCTGAAGGCGCTGTTCACCTACCAGGACGGCATCTTCCTCAAGTGGCTGTGGAACACGCTCTACTACGGAGTCGTCGGCACCGCCGGCATGACCCTGGTCTGCGTCGCTTGCGGCTACGGCCTGGCGATGTACCAATTCCGGGGCCGGGGCGTACTGATGGGCTGCATCATCGGGTCCTTCCTCGTCCCGCACGCACTGCTCACCATCCCGTCCTTCCTGCTCTTCACGGACCTGCGGATGGTCGACACCCCGTCGGCGATCATCGTGCCGAGCCTCTTCAACGCCTTCTCCGTCTACCTCGCCAAGGTGTACGCGGAGGGCGCCATCCCGCCCGAACTCATCGAGGCGGCCCGCATCGACGGCGCGGGGGAGTACCGCATCTTCTTCACGGTCGGCGCCCGCCTCATGTCCACGGGCGCGGCGACGATCTTCCTGCTCGGCTTCGTCGGCTCCTGGAACTCGTTCTTCGGACCCCTGGTGTTCCTGCGTACGCCGGAGAAGTGGACCGTGATGGTCGGCCTCTACTCATGGCTGAAGGTCAAGGTCGACACGTCCGCCGACCTGACCGGCATGGTGGTCGTGGGTTCCCTGCTGTCGCTCATCCCGATGGTGATCCTGATGATCTCGATGCAGCGCTTCTGGCGCTCCGGAGTCACGCTCGGTTCTCTCAAGTAG
- a CDS encoding carbohydrate ABC transporter permease: MAAVTESPSRAARLGWRRIMALKGASFTVPFFLGFLLFTVTPLVMALKESLYSEKGSGLGFGEKTVEFVGLDNFVEGFGDGRFWASMLRVGLFAVISIPVIQIASVGLALLLDAASQRVADRFRIPLLIPYMIPGIVATLIWIYLYSPVVGPLTPFLDLFGIDANFYGGELIWVSIGNLMAWSGIGFNMLIVYSALRSVDANVYDAARIDGASEWRIAWSIKVPLVRRSLVLTTVLSIIGTLQIFSDTMLFKSMAPETVTRDFTPIMAIYDWAFQQGNFNYASALSIILALVVGTASALFYRLTNKAPTS; the protein is encoded by the coding sequence ATGGCAGCTGTCACCGAATCGCCGTCCCGGGCCGCACGCCTGGGATGGCGGCGGATCATGGCCCTCAAGGGCGCCTCGTTCACGGTCCCCTTCTTCCTCGGGTTCCTCCTGTTCACCGTGACCCCGCTCGTCATGGCGCTCAAGGAGAGCCTCTACAGCGAGAAGGGCTCCGGGCTCGGATTCGGCGAGAAGACCGTCGAGTTCGTCGGCCTCGACAACTTCGTCGAGGGCTTCGGCGACGGCCGCTTCTGGGCCTCCATGCTCCGCGTCGGCCTCTTCGCGGTGATCAGCATCCCGGTCATCCAGATCGCCAGTGTCGGGCTCGCGCTGCTCCTCGACGCGGCCTCGCAGCGAGTCGCCGACCGCTTCAGGATCCCGCTGCTCATCCCGTACATGATCCCGGGCATCGTCGCCACCCTGATCTGGATCTACCTCTACAGCCCGGTCGTCGGACCGCTCACCCCCTTCCTCGACCTCTTCGGCATCGACGCCAACTTCTACGGCGGCGAGCTCATCTGGGTGTCCATCGGCAACCTGATGGCGTGGAGCGGGATCGGCTTCAACATGCTGATCGTGTACTCGGCGCTGCGCTCGGTCGACGCCAACGTGTACGACGCCGCCCGCATCGACGGGGCCTCCGAGTGGCGGATCGCCTGGTCGATCAAGGTGCCGCTGGTCCGCCGCTCCCTGGTCCTCACCACCGTGCTCAGCATCATCGGCACCCTGCAGATCTTCAGCGACACGATGCTCTTCAAGTCCATGGCACCGGAGACGGTCACCCGTGACTTCACCCCGATCATGGCGATCTACGACTGGGCCTTCCAGCAGGGCAACTTCAACTACGCCTCCGCCCTCTCGATCATCCTCGCCCTGGTCGTCGGCACCGCGTCCGCGCTGTTCTACCGACTCACGAACAAGGCGCCCACGTCATGA
- a CDS encoding GH39 family glycosyl hydrolase, with amino-acid sequence MTSILPPRADAADAGEPLHHFWSVCAGAGRAGEGLRASWQEQLRQVAEGCGFRYVRFHGLFHDDMFVYRLGGDGQAVLNFQYVDDLFDRLLDAGVRPFVELGFSPGDLAREKGTIFWWGAHGSPPTDLVAWTSLVSATVRHWVARYGIDEVRQWYFEVWNEPNLDPFFRGTRTEYYDLYATTAHALKAIDPALRVGGPATSNFVPDARFDGDTEDRSGHVTVTADNLDALEWRPVWLEHFLDHCSRERLPVDFVSCHPYPTDWALDDHGEGAHYTRGADATRRDLTTVRDIVGKSPFPDAEIHLTEWSSTPSSRDHTHDHPQAATFVVRANLESIGLVDSLAYWTFTDVFEEMGAGDTAFHGGFGLLNQQGIPKPTYHAYRFLHALGDELLVRVPGAVVTREAATGRIAALAYHYPPEMPLAVPLSTPDRTVAEETLALGTPVPYTLSLTGLPAHAAFTVEILEPGSASGGDTVAAWRERGAPEPLSREDITALRRTAPRTETVRADAAGELTYERRLTPWSVVLVRQDDGGPTSPYEHPATP; translated from the coding sequence ATGACCTCGATCCTGCCCCCGCGTGCCGACGCCGCCGACGCGGGCGAGCCGCTGCACCACTTCTGGTCCGTGTGCGCCGGCGCGGGCCGCGCCGGCGAGGGCCTGCGCGCCTCCTGGCAGGAGCAGTTGCGCCAGGTCGCGGAGGGCTGCGGCTTCCGGTACGTGCGCTTCCACGGCCTCTTCCACGACGACATGTTCGTGTACCGGCTCGGCGGGGACGGACAGGCCGTCCTCAACTTCCAGTACGTGGACGACCTGTTCGACCGGCTCCTCGACGCGGGCGTCCGCCCCTTCGTCGAACTCGGCTTCAGCCCGGGAGATCTGGCCCGCGAGAAGGGCACCATCTTCTGGTGGGGCGCCCACGGCTCCCCGCCCACCGACCTGGTGGCCTGGACGAGCCTGGTCTCCGCGACCGTCCGCCACTGGGTCGCCCGGTACGGCATCGACGAGGTCCGCCAGTGGTACTTCGAGGTGTGGAACGAGCCGAACCTCGACCCGTTCTTCCGCGGCACCCGAACCGAGTACTACGACCTGTACGCGACAACGGCCCATGCCCTCAAGGCAATTGACCCTGCCCTGCGTGTCGGCGGCCCGGCCACCAGCAACTTCGTGCCGGACGCCCGCTTCGACGGCGACACCGAGGACAGGAGCGGCCATGTCACGGTCACCGCCGACAACCTCGACGCCCTGGAGTGGCGGCCCGTCTGGCTGGAGCACTTCCTCGACCACTGCTCCCGCGAGCGGCTGCCCGTCGACTTCGTCTCCTGTCACCCGTACCCCACGGACTGGGCGCTCGACGACCACGGCGAGGGCGCCCACTACACACGCGGCGCCGACGCCACCCGCAGGGACCTCACCACGGTCCGGGACATCGTCGGCAAGAGCCCGTTCCCGGACGCCGAGATCCACCTCACCGAGTGGAGCTCGACCCCCTCCTCCCGGGACCACACCCACGACCACCCGCAGGCCGCCACCTTCGTCGTCCGGGCCAACCTGGAGTCGATCGGCCTCGTCGACTCCCTCGCGTACTGGACGTTCACGGACGTCTTCGAGGAGATGGGCGCCGGGGACACGGCCTTCCACGGCGGCTTCGGACTCCTCAACCAGCAGGGCATACCCAAGCCGACGTACCACGCCTACCGGTTCCTGCACGCCCTCGGCGACGAACTCCTCGTCCGGGTGCCGGGCGCGGTCGTCACCCGGGAAGCGGCGACCGGCCGGATCGCCGCCCTCGCCTACCACTACCCGCCCGAGATGCCCCTCGCCGTGCCCCTCTCGACACCGGACCGCACGGTCGCCGAGGAGACGCTGGCCCTCGGCACCCCCGTCCCGTACACCCTGAGCCTCACCGGACTGCCGGCCCATGCCGCCTTCACCGTGGAGATCCTTGAGCCCGGCAGCGCGTCCGGCGGCGACACCGTCGCCGCCTGGCGCGAGCGCGGCGCACCCGAACCGCTCTCCCGCGAGGACATCACCGCCCTGCGAAGGACGGCCCCGCGCACGGAGACCGTACGGGCCGACGCGGCGGGCGAGCTGACGTACGAACGCCGGCTCACGCCCTGGTCGGTGGTGCTCGTACGGCAGGACGACGGGGGCCCGACCAGCCCGTACGAGCACCCGGCCACCCCATAG